A genomic stretch from Gavia stellata isolate bGavSte3 chromosome 24, bGavSte3.hap2, whole genome shotgun sequence includes:
- the DYNC2I2 gene encoding cytoplasmic dynein 2 intermediate chain 2 — protein MEPPPAQHEPSMPFPNMAPARLSLPPAGQRPRRSGDVIPQRLARFHGNQRSGRWELLGPRPPLAAMFADGTAPGADVESLWRSARSACCEVKSCQTGTISTAEIAVQSHTSRDASVQTDQSKDAVQDFQQEVQVDYTSLLSFLQRVEDAVIKELNKNWKSRAFDGFEVNWRDQNETVLCLHTLSYPEAQDQNLQVTSVSWNATGSVVACSYGRLDGGDWSTEKSYVCTWNLDRRGLNPQRPDLVVDVPSSVMCLAFHPSQPSLIAGGLFSGELMVWDTSRTEDPVMWRTGMTDDTHTDPVYQVNWLPDAKHRNHSQLLSVSTDGKILVWREERDGWLALAEGFAMVAQQIPRSTQLKKFAWGEAAVGVTSLSFSHFDPRVFIVGVEGGYSLKCSTAAETLALHRTGGSVPLRAPAELAFSPHGGPVYSVSCSPFHRNLFLSCGTDGQVHLHSMLQTQPLLSLQLSQKYLFCVRWSPVRPLVFAAASGEGDVHLFDFEKSARKPAVSIKQAPGERPVYCLEFNIKQTQLLAAGDAAGTVKVWQLSSDFTEQGPREMNHLEQLASEITD, from the exons ATGGAGCCGCCGCCCGCCCAGCACGAACCCTCCATGCCCTTCCCCAACATGGCACCCGCCCGGCTCAGTTTACCGCCCGCAGGCCAGCGGCCCCGTCGCTCGGGTGACGTCATCCCCCAGCGCCTCGCCCGTTTCCATGGGAACCAGCGGAGCGGGCGGTGGGAGCTCCTTGGGCCGCGACCTCCACTCGCCGCCATGTTCGCGGACGGGACGGCGCCCGGCGCCGACGTGGAGTCGCTGTGGAGGAGCGCCCGGAGCGCGTGCTGCGAGGTG AAAAGCTGCCAGACTGGGACAATTTCAACAGCAGAAATTGCAGTACAATCTCATACTAGCCGAGATGCCAGCGTGCAGACAGATCAAAGTAAAGATGCTGTCCAAGACTTCCAGCAAGAAGTCCAAGTAGATTACACTAGCCTTCTATCATTCCTTCAGAGAGTGGAGGATGCTGTTATCAAAGAGCtaaataaaaactggaaaagccGTGCCTTTGATGGCTTTGAAGTGAACTGGAGAGATCAGAACGAAACA GTGTTGTGTTTGCATACATTGTCATACCCGGAGGCTCAGGATCAAAACCTACAGGTTACCAGTGTCTCATGGAATGCAACCGGATCCGTTGTTGCGTGTTCGTATGGCCG gttGGATGGTGGGGACTGGAGCACAGAGAAATCCTACGTCTGTACCTGGAATCTGGATAGAAGAGGGTTGAATCCACAGCGCCCTGACCTGGTGGTGGATGTTCCCAGTTCTGTCATGTGCCTGGCTTTCCACCCCTCCCAGCCTTCACTGATAGCTG GTGGCCTGTTCAGTGGGGAGCTGATGGTGTGGGATACCAGCAGAACAGAAGACCCCGTGATGTGGAGGACGGGGATGACAGACGACACTCACACTGACCCAGTCTATCAG GTTAACTGGTTACCTGATGCCAAGCACAGAAACCACTCCCAGCTGTTGAGCGTGTCGACGGACGGAAAGATCCTGGTGTGGAGGGAGGAGCGAGATGGTTGGCTGGCCTTGGCCGAAGGATTCGCCATGGTGGCTCAGCAGATCCCTCGCAGCACTCAGCTGAAGAAG tttgcctggggagaggcagccGTGGGTGTGACCTCGCTCTCTTTTTCACACTTCGATCCCCGCGTGTTCATTGTCGGTGTGGAAGGTGGCTATTCCCTGAAGTGCtccactgcagcagagacaCTGGCTCTCCATCGGACAGGCGGTTCTGTTCCCCTCAGGGCACCAGCGGAGCTCGCCTTCTCCCCGCACGGTGGGCCGGTGTACTCCGTGAGCTGCTCGCCCTTCCACAG gAATCTCTTTCTGAGCTGTGGGACTGATGGACAAGTTCACTTGCACTCCATGTTGCAGACACAACCCCTCCTTTCTCTTCAGTTATCACAGAAATACCTCTTCTGTGTACGCTGGTCTCCAGTTCGACCACTGGTCTTTGCAGCTGCGTCTGGGGAAG GAGATGTGCACCTGTTTGACTTTGAGAAGAGCGCACGGAAGCCTGCCGTTTCCATAAAGCAGGCTCCAGGTGAACGCCCTGTGTACTGCCTAGAATTTAACATCAAGCAAACTCAGCTCTTGGCAGCAGGGGATGCTGCCGGTACGGTCAAAGTCTGGCAGCTGAGTTCTGACTTCACTGAGCAGGGACCCAGGGAAATGAATCATCTGGAGCAGCTGGCAAGCGAGATCACGGACTGA